From the genome of Turicibacter faecis, one region includes:
- the purF gene encoding amidophosphoribosyltransferase, protein MSELDLFFENKMNEECGVFGVFNHENAAELTYYGLHALQHRGQEGAGIVTSDGQTLHQHKGEGLVHNIFTQQDINRLAGIHAIGHVRYSTAGGGGIMNVQPFLFQSQTGRLGLCHNGNLVNAHQLKGYLENEGSIFQTTSDSEILAHLLKRQRGDMLSALKESLLYIEGAFAFLLLKENEMYIALDKLGLRPLSLGKIGENGFVVASETCAFDVIGATYIRDVKPGEVIRIDLEGMTSESYAVKGEQSMCSMEYVYFARPDSDIEGINVHQARKNCGRILAKEAPVEADIVVGVPDSGLSAAIGYAEESMIPFEIGMVKNKYIGRTFIQPSQSLREQGVKMKLSAVHSIVKDKRVVLIDDSIVRGTTSRRMVDMLREAGAREVHVRIASPEIKFPCFYGVDFSTYDELVAATHTTDQICELIGADSLAFVSVDGLTKGIGRDSKLGKNCGQCVACFNGDYPTYLYEDVKSANKEVK, encoded by the coding sequence ATGTCAGAATTAGACTTATTTTTTGAAAATAAAATGAATGAAGAATGCGGCGTGTTCGGTGTATTTAATCACGAAAATGCGGCAGAGTTAACTTATTACGGGTTACATGCCCTCCAACATCGTGGGCAAGAGGGAGCCGGAATTGTTACAAGTGATGGACAAACTCTTCACCAACATAAGGGTGAAGGGCTAGTTCATAACATATTTACACAACAAGATATTAATCGATTAGCAGGAATTCATGCCATCGGTCATGTTCGTTATTCAACAGCAGGTGGTGGAGGTATCATGAATGTGCAACCTTTTTTATTCCAATCTCAAACGGGGAGACTTGGGTTGTGTCATAATGGTAATTTAGTTAATGCCCATCAATTAAAAGGATATTTGGAGAATGAAGGTAGTATTTTTCAAACAACATCTGATTCGGAAATTTTAGCGCATTTGTTAAAAAGACAACGTGGCGATATGTTAAGTGCCCTAAAAGAATCATTGCTTTATATCGAGGGTGCCTTTGCTTTCTTATTATTAAAGGAAAACGAAATGTATATTGCTTTGGATAAATTAGGGCTGCGCCCTTTATCGCTTGGGAAAATTGGTGAAAATGGATTTGTTGTTGCCTCAGAAACTTGTGCTTTCGATGTGATTGGAGCAACTTATATTCGTGATGTTAAACCGGGTGAGGTCATCCGTATTGATTTAGAAGGGATGACTTCAGAAAGTTATGCGGTGAAGGGTGAGCAGAGTATGTGCAGTATGGAATATGTCTACTTCGCTCGTCCTGATAGTGATATTGAGGGAATTAATGTTCATCAGGCGCGAAAAAATTGTGGACGTATTTTAGCTAAAGAAGCTCCTGTTGAGGCAGATATTGTTGTTGGTGTGCCTGATTCGGGATTGAGTGCGGCGATTGGGTATGCAGAAGAATCGATGATTCCATTTGAAATTGGGATGGTCAAAAATAAATACATCGGACGTACTTTTATTCAACCTTCACAGTCTCTTCGAGAACAGGGAGTTAAAATGAAGTTATCAGCTGTTCATTCAATCGTTAAAGATAAACGAGTCGTTCTAATTGATGATTCAATCGTTCGTGGGACGACTTCACGACGAATGGTTGATATGTTACGTGAGGCCGGTGCTCGAGAAGTGCATGTGAGAATTGCTTCACCCGAGATAAAGTTTCCTTGTTTTTACGGGGTAGATTTTTCAACTTATGATGAATTAGTGGCGGCTACACATACAACGGATCAAATATGTGAGTTAATTGGGGCGGATTCATTAGCGTTTGTCTCAGTTGACGGTTTAACAAAGGGTATTGGACGTGATTCTAAACTTGGAAAGAACTGTGGTCAATGCGTGGCCTGCTTTAACGGGGACTACCCGACGTACTTATATGAAGATGTAAAAAGTGCCAATAAGGAAGTTAAATAA
- the purM gene encoding phosphoribosylformylglycinamidine cyclo-ligase: MSKAYELSGVSLEAGYESVNRIKKHVAKTHRQGVFSGIGAFGAMFDLSELNYKKPLLVSGTDGVGTKLMVAIKADVHDTIGIDCVAMCVNDIVVQGAQPLYFLDYVAVGKNEPEKIEAIVKGVADGCQQAGAALIGGETAEMPDMYDLDHYDLAGFAVGVVEKDQLITGEKVKAGDVLIGLPSSGIHSNGYSLVRKILFKDNDIDLNRYEDSLGMTVKEAVLAPTKIYVKPILSLIKEIGVHGMAHITGGGFDENIPRALPKGCGVKINKNSYPIPPVFNYLRELGNLEEREMYNVFNMGIGMVIIVDRQDAEKTMQILKNCDEEPYIIGEVIEGEGVQLV, from the coding sequence ATGAGTAAAGCATACGAGTTATCTGGTGTTAGCTTAGAAGCGGGTTATGAAAGTGTAAATCGAATTAAAAAACATGTAGCAAAAACGCATCGACAAGGAGTTTTCTCAGGAATTGGTGCTTTTGGAGCAATGTTTGACTTATCAGAATTAAATTATAAAAAACCGTTATTAGTTTCGGGGACTGATGGAGTAGGAACTAAATTAATGGTTGCTATTAAAGCTGATGTTCACGATACAATTGGAATTGATTGCGTAGCTATGTGTGTAAATGATATCGTTGTGCAAGGAGCTCAACCCCTTTACTTTTTAGATTACGTCGCTGTTGGCAAAAATGAGCCTGAAAAAATTGAAGCTATCGTTAAGGGAGTAGCTGATGGGTGCCAACAAGCTGGTGCCGCATTAATTGGTGGTGAAACAGCAGAAATGCCGGATATGTATGACTTAGATCATTACGATTTAGCAGGATTTGCAGTTGGTGTTGTTGAAAAAGACCAGTTGATTACCGGTGAAAAGGTGAAAGCAGGCGATGTCCTAATTGGTTTACCATCGAGTGGAATTCATTCAAATGGGTATTCTCTTGTTCGAAAGATTTTATTTAAAGATAATGACATTGACTTAAATCGTTATGAAGATTCATTAGGTATGACAGTGAAAGAAGCTGTCTTAGCCCCTACAAAGATTTATGTAAAACCTATTTTATCGCTTATTAAGGAAATCGGTGTCCATGGTATGGCACATATTACAGGTGGAGGATTTGATGAAAATATCCCACGTGCTTTACCTAAAGGTTGTGGTGTGAAGATTAATAAGAACTCTTATCCTATACCTCCAGTTTTTAACTACCTAAGAGAGTTAGGTAACTTAGAAGAACGTGAAATGTACAATGTCTTTAATATGGGGATTGGAATGGTTATTATTGTTGATCGTCAGGATGCAGAAAAGACAATGCAAATTTTGAAAAACTGTGATGAGGAACCTTATATTATTGGAGAGGTCATTGAGGGAGAAGGAGTTCAATTAGTATGA
- the purC gene encoding phosphoribosylaminoimidazolesuccinocarboxamide synthase: MSQNRVMLYEGKAKQIFKTDDAAKVVIHYKDDATAFNGVKKSSIANKGILNNAITTIIFEMLEKRGIKTHFIEKINERDQLCHQVEIIPLEVIIRNVIAGSMAKRLGIEEGTVPSNVVYELCYKNDTYGDPLINDDHAVALGLATYEELATIKKMTLEINQALIEFFDKQGIRLIDFKIEFGRKNDGTIVLADEISPDTCRLWDKETNEKLDKDRFRRDLGNVEEAYIEILNRVSR; this comes from the coding sequence ATGAGTCAAAATCGTGTAATGTTATATGAAGGAAAAGCGAAACAAATTTTTAAAACAGATGATGCAGCAAAGGTAGTTATTCATTATAAGGATGACGCAACAGCGTTTAATGGAGTAAAAAAATCGAGTATTGCTAATAAGGGAATCTTAAATAACGCTATTACAACCATCATTTTTGAAATGTTAGAAAAACGCGGAATTAAGACACATTTTATCGAAAAAATAAATGAACGTGATCAATTATGCCATCAAGTAGAAATTATTCCTTTAGAGGTGATTATTCGTAATGTTATTGCTGGAAGCATGGCAAAACGTTTAGGAATTGAAGAAGGGACAGTACCAAGTAACGTTGTATATGAATTATGCTATAAAAACGATACGTATGGTGACCCATTAATTAATGATGATCATGCTGTGGCATTAGGATTGGCAACATACGAGGAATTAGCCACAATTAAAAAAATGACATTAGAAATTAATCAAGCACTTATTGAGTTTTTCGATAAGCAAGGGATTCGATTAATTGATTTTAAAATCGAATTTGGTCGTAAAAATGATGGAACCATTGTATTAGCAGATGAGATTTCTCCAGATACATGCCGATTATGGGATAAAGAGACAAACGAAAAATTAGATAAAGACCGTTTCCGACGAGATCTTGGGAATGTAGAAGAAGCGTATATTGAAATTTTAAATCGTGTCAGTCGATAG